In a genomic window of Thalassophryne amazonica chromosome 12, fThaAma1.1, whole genome shotgun sequence:
- the onecut3b gene encoding hepatocyte nuclear factor 6 isoform X1 — protein sequence MELTMDNLHSVSTHSQAGDLMSSPHARPTPSPSSTPRNLVSHAPVARSAMVSGMASLLEGSGGDYRTDSSALSGHLHPSISMCETGMSLNNTYTTLTPLQHLPPISTVSEKFHHPHSHHHAAAHQRLSAGNVSGSFTLMRDDPRGLASMSNLYSHYPKEMSVSGMGHGSLSPLSSGLGSLHSSQQPLSAYGPSAHLSTDAKMLSPVSGFESHASMLSRSDQEHLARSLGGHGHGMISNLNGMHHHPHSHLHSQANGAVMLGDRERHVHGAGQGVAGSGIQAEEINTKEVAQRITAELKRYSIPQAIFAQRILSRSQGTLSDLLRNPKPWSKLKSGRETFRRMWKWLQEPEFQRMSALRLAVVRPGRERARLTAHKARTHPSVQASTSSTVRM from the coding sequence ATGGAGCTCACCATGGACAACCTGCACAGCGTCTCCACGCACTCCCAAGCGGGAGACCTCATGAGCTCCCCGCACGCGCGGCCGACGCCGTCCCCTAGCTCCACTCCGCGGAATCTGGTCTCGCACGCGCCCGTCGCGCGGTCAGCCATGGTCTCCGGCATGGCCTCGCTCCTGGAGGGCTCCGGCGGGGACTACAGGACGGACTCGTCCGCGCTGTCCGGACACCTCCACCCGTCCATCAGCATGTGCGAGACCGGGATGAGCCTGAACAACACGTACACCACCCTGACCCCGCTGCAGCACCTACCTCCCATATCCACGGTGTCGGAGAAGTTTCACCACCCGCACTCTCACCACCACGCGGCCGCACATCAGCGCCTCTCGGCCGGAAACGTCAGCGGCAGCTTCACGCTGATGCGGGACGACCCGCGTGGGCTCGCCTCCATGAGCAACCTGTACAGTCACTATCCCAAAGAGATGTCCGTCTCCGGTATGGGCCACGGCTCGCTGTCGCCGCTGTCCAGCGGACTGGGCTCCTTGCACAGCTCCCAGCAGCCGCTTTCAGCATACGGACCGAGCGCGCACCTCTCCACCGACGCCAAGATGCTCTCTCCGGTGTCCGGGTTTGAATCCCACGCGTCCATGTTATCCCGAAGTGACCAAGAGCATCTGGCGAGGAGTTTAGGGGGTCACGGCCACGGCATGATCTCCAATCTCAACGGCATGCACCACCACCCGCACAGTCACCTCCACTCCCAGGCCAACGGGGCGGTGATGCTCGGGGACCGAGAGAGGCACGTACACGGAGCCGGCCAGGGAGTAGCAGGGTCAGGCATCCAGGCAGAGGAAATCAACACAAAGGAAGTGGCTCAGAGGATAACGGCCGAGTTAAAACGCTACTCCATCCCGCAGGCCATATTCGCCCAGAGGATCTTGAGCCGGTCACAGGGAACCCTGTCGGACCTTCTGCGGAACCCTAAACCCTGGAGTAAGCTGAAGTCAGGCCGGGAGACCTTCAGGAGGATGTGGAAATGGCTGCAGGAGCCCGAGTTTCAGCGGATGTCGGCTCTCCGATTGGCCG